In Jaculus jaculus isolate mJacJac1 chromosome 2, mJacJac1.mat.Y.cur, whole genome shotgun sequence, the genomic window CCAAACCGGTCCATAGACAGGTGTTGTCCAACCTGGGGTCCCTGCGCTGTCCGTCCTGGGGCTGTGGGAGGTGACAGGAAGCCCTCTCATACAAGGAAAGAGCCTGCTGCCTGTCGATCCTGACCCCTGTGAGCtacatatttttatcttttaaattttttttaaatttatttatttgagagcgacagacacagagagaaagacagatagagggagagagagagaatgggcgcgccaaggcttccagcctctgcaaaggaactccagacgtgtgcgcccccttgtgcatctggctaacgtgggacctggggaaccgagcctcgaaccggggtccttaggcttcacaggcaagcgcttaaccgctaagccatctctccagcccatatttttatcttttcatctttcctatttattttgcatttgcaTGCGCATgcggtgtgcatgtgtgtgcactcatgtTCTCATGTgtttgggtgcatgtgtgcgcaggtgcgtgtggaggccagagattgatatgTCAGGTgctttcttccatctctctctcttttttattattcttttcaggatagggtctcgctctagcccaggctgacctagaattcactatgtagtctcagggtagcctcgaactcatggcagtcctcctacctctgcctactgaatgccgggattaaagaagtgcgcttccacacccagctttttcaatttctttctactttatttactgagacaaggtCCTTCGTtttgaaaaaaaacattatttatttatatgagagaaaacatgacagaaaaaggcagagagagagagagagggagggaggaagggagggaaagagagagagaatgaacgcactagggcctctagccactgcaaatgaactccagatacatgtgtcacattgtgcatctggctttacatgggtactggggaatcaaactcaggcccttaggctttgcaggcaagcaccttagcatctctttttcttttctttctctctttctttgtttttttttatttctttattttttactgatttacttgagtgggggagggagaagcagatagggagaatggacacgccagggccttcagccactgtaaatgaactttagacatatGCACCtaccttgtacacctggtttatgtgggtactggagaatcgaacctgggtccttaggctttgcaggcaaatgctctaattgctaagccatctctccagtcaccccgcctttattttttgaggtagggtctcactctagtccaggctgacttggaattcactatgtagggtggccttgaactcattgtgatcctcctacctctgcctcccgagtgctgggattaaaggtgtgcaccaccatgcctggtaagacTAGGTCTCTTGAACCTAGGCCTCACCCATttgactagtctagctagccTGGCTTACCCTGGGGATGCCCTGTCTCCTCCTGAgccaatgctgggattgcagctgGACTGCCATGGCCaccttgggtgctggggatctgaacttgagtcctcatgcttacgtggcaagtactttgcccattgagccatcttctagCTCCCAAGCTATATAATTCGTAGTAAATAACTTGCATGTTTGGAGCCTTAGTTTCAAATCTGCAAAATGGGTACAGGATTCCTTGTAGGATCATTATAaggactgaaaaacaaaaaaaaacctggcctAGGAGAGTGATCACAGCTCTTGGGAGATATGTATGCAAGGGGATCAGAAGGTCAAAGCCATCcttggatacagagtgagtttgaggccagcctgggctgcatgagattctgcctcaaacacagacaaatacaggctggagagatggctcagctgttataaagcacttgcctgtgaaaccgagctcaattccccagtacccacgtaaagccagatgcataaaggggtgcatgcatttggagtttgtttgcagcaactacaggccttggtgtgtgctctctctctctctcatgacaaataaataattaaaacaaacaaataaatagtaactTACTGGACATGTCACTCTTCTTCAGGTCTCGGTTTCACCACGTGGGACGTGGAGGATAGTGTAGCTTTCTTGGGTTGTGGAGATGACACTGAATGTCTACTGTGTACCTCAATCCCACAGCAGGTGCAGGAGAGTAGGGCTCGTTTCcccatttatttaagaaagggtgggggctggagagatatctcagcgattaaggcactggcctacaaaggctaaggatgcgcattcaattccccagggcccacataaagccagatgcacaagatggcacatgcgtctggagttcatttgcagtgactagaagtcctggtgtgcccattctctctctctctaaccccccctctctgtctttccttctttcacaaacaaataaataaaaaaaaaatttttttttaaaggctgaagggatagcttagcagttaaggcgctggcctgcaaagccaaacgacccaggtttaactcccgcGAACCCACGTTAGGCAactgcacaggtggcacatacatctggagttcgtttgcagtggctaaaagccctggggtgcccattctccctccaactcgtctctgtctttccctgtctttcaaataaataaataaatgcaagaaattaaaaaaaaaaaaagcaactgaggcccagaaagtaCCCCTTTAAAAGCCACATACTAGGGAAGAGACATGGCACTTGAACTGAATACAAAACCGAAGCGTCCCTGGGTCTGTAGCTCagggtagagagcttgcctagcatgtgcaaagccgtAAAAAGTTCAACACCAGTGCCAGGAACAAACCAAAACCAAGGGGGCTCCCAACACGTGGAGGCCTTAGACATGATCTCATCTTTCCCGCTTGGGGTTAACATGGACCCCTGGCATGGGGGAGTAAGCAGACTGGGCCACGGCCGAGAGGAAAGGGACAGAACTGCGTGGAAAAGGAAAATGAGGCCAGACTAGGATGTCTCCAAGGGCCTGGAGCGTGTCCAGAGAAAGACACTGCGCCTTTAAAGCCCGCCAGGAGGCGTGTCGTGGACGCACGAGGCTCCGCCCCCGGGCCTCTCCCGGCGGAGGCCACGCCCCCCAGGGTTAGTATCGCCTTCGCCCGGAGGAGACCCGCGCCGGCTCGGGCTCCGGCTCCGCGGCCGCTGGAAGTGGCCAAGGCGGCGTCGACTTGTTCCTGGAGCGGCTGCTGCGCGCGAGCTGCCcggacacacacacgcacacacacgtgggGTGTCTGAGCCATGATGGCCCGCGCCCGGGGACGTGGCGGAGAGGCACGGGGCGGCGGGATGGCGCAGCCCGAGTGAGCCGGGGTTTGCGCTCCCGCCCTCGGCCCCGCACTCCCGCCCCCTTCTCCCTACCCCCCGGGATGGCCTTGGCGTTGCTCCGCCGggctccgctgctgctgctgctgctgctgctgcggctgcggctgctgctgctgctggtggcggGTGGCGCGGCGTTGGAGATCGGTCGCTTCGATCCGGAGCGTGGACGCGGGCCGGCACCGTGCCAGACGATGGAGATCCCCATGTGCCGTGGCATCGGTTATAACCTCACCCGGATGCCCAACCTGCTGGGCCACACGTCGCAGGGCGAGGCGGCCGCCGAGCTGGCTGAGTTCGCGCCACTCGTGCAGTACGGCTGCCACAGTCACCTGCGCTTCTTCCTCTGCTCGCTCTACGCGCCCATGTGCACCGACCAGGTCTCCACGCCCATCCCCGCCTGCCGGCCCATGTGCGAGCAGGCGCGCCAACGCTGCGCCCCCATCATGGAACAGTTCAACTTCGGCTGGCCGGACTCGCTGGACTGCGCCCGGCTCCCCACGCGCAACGACCCGCACGCGCTCTGCATGGAAGCCCCCGAGAACGCCACGGCCGGCCCCGCCGAACCCCACAAGGGCCTGGGGATGTTACCTGTGGCTCCCCGACCCGCGAGACCCCCAGGAGACTCATCCCCGGGCCCCAGCAACGGTGGCACCTGCGAGAACCCGGACAAGTTCCAATACGTGGAAAAGAGCCGCTCGTGCGCCCCGCGCTGCGGGCCCGGCGTGGAGGTGTTCTGGTCACGGCGCGACAAGGACTTCGCGCTCGTCTGGATGGCCGTGTGGTCGGCGCTGTGTTTCTTCTCCACCGCTTTCACCGTCTTCACCTTCCTGCTGGAGCCTCACCGATTCCAGTACCCCGAGCGCCCCATCATCTTCCTCTCCATGTGCTACAATGTCTATTCCCTGGCCTTCCTGATCCGTGCCGTGGCAGGTGCACAGAGTGTGGCCTGCGACCAGGAGGCGGGGGCACTGTATGTCATCCAGGAGGGTCTGGAGAACACCGGCTGCACCCTGGTCTTCTTGTTGCTCTACTACtttggcatggccagttcactgTGGTGGGTGGTTTTGACCCTCACCTGGTTCCTGGCTGCCGGCAAGAAATGGGGCCACGAAGCCATTGAGGCGCACGGCAGCTACTTCCACTTGGCAGCCTGGGGCCTGCCAGCTCTCAAGACCATCGTCGTTCTGACACTCCGAAAGGTAGCTGGGGACGAGCTGACTGGGCTGTGCTATGTGGCCAGCATGGATGCCGCTGCCCTCACTGGCTTTGTGCTGGTACCCCTCTCCTGCTATCTGGTACTGGGTACCAGCTTCCTCCTGACAGGCTTTGTGGCACTCTTCCACATCCGCAAGATCATGAAGACGGGTGGCACCAACACGGAGAAGCTGGAGAAACTCATGGTCAAGATCGGAGTCTTCTCCATCCTTTACACCGTGCCGGCCACTTGCGTCATCGTCTGCTATGTGTATGAACGGCTCAACATGGACTTCTGGCGCCTTCGGGCCACAGAGCAGCCATGTGCAGCGGCCACTTTGCCCGGAGGCCGGAGAGACTGCTCGCTGCCAGGGGGTTCGGTGCCCACCGTGGCTGTCTTTATGCTTAAAATCTTCATGTCATTGGTGGTGGGCATTACCAGTGGCGTCTGGGTATGGAGCTCCAAGACTTTTCAGACCTGGCAGAGTCTATGTCACCGGAAGATGGCAGCTGGCCGGGCTAGGGCTAAGGCCTGCAGGGCCCCTGGAGGCCATGGCCGGGGCACCCACTGTCACTATAAGGCCCCCACAGTGGTCTTGCACGTGACTAAGACAGATTCCTCTCTGGAGAACCCTACACATCTCTAGCAACACAGGCCTGGCTCCAGGCTGTGGTTGTCCCCTCCTTaccctgccctccccccctcGGAGACAGCTGACTAACAGCTGTCCAGCTGTCAAGGTCAGATAGTGAAGGGGGCGGACAGAGGACCAGGGTGGGGATCCAGTGAGGCTCACAGCTCTATTCCCTGTGACAGGGAATGGGACTGGCTGAGTCTCCCCAGGGTCCTAGGAAAGGAGGAGGGGCCAGAAGAGGGCATGGTCCAGCTCGGCTTTATTTAATGATGTAATTTATTGTGGTGTTTCTCTGGAAGCTGTGACTGGAATAAACTACCCCCTCCCGTGTGGCATTGCCGCGTCCTCTCTGggctgggagagggagaaaataggagGGGGGGGGGACCTGCAGGAGTCTCCCTGTCAATGCAGGGCTCATACCCCTGGTCCCCCACTTTTTTCTGGCTCCCTACCAACAGGGAGGAAGTTTCCCCTTGGAAAGAGAGGCAGCTGTGCTTGACTGGAGTCCCAGACTccgtgtgcgtatgtgtgtgtgtgtgtgtgtgtgggtttctCTCCTCTGGCTGGTCTTGGAAGCCTAAGCCCCCTGCCTCTGACTCTGAAGTGGAACTGGGCTTCCTGCCAGGATACCCAGGAATCCCCCGTTATGACATGACCACCTGTGGCTCTGGGATGTCTAGCCTGTTGGGGACTGTAGATaagttttctctttctcacacgtTATTTTAGAAAATGAGGGTGTCAGACTGATCCCAAGCCTGGAGGATGGTTattcttcataatttttttaaataaattattttaaaaaatattttagagagagagagagagaggaagaattggcacgccagagcctcagccactgcaatcgaactccagactcttgtgcttgcctcacttttgggcgtctggcttacatgggttctggggaatcaaacctgggtccttaggcttctcaggcaagtgccttaaccacttagccagcagctctccagcccttcctcatcTCTGAAGATTgctggagggctggggatgtggctcagtcgacagagtgcttgcctagcatgcatgaagccctgtgcTACTGGAGACCctagagagatgggggggagagGGGTGCAGAGGGACAGAAGATAAACTACTTGTCGGTCTTCTCCCACCTTTAGGCCACCTCTTCATATCTCTAGATAGCAGGGGACGATGGGGACAGTGGCCTGTGAGCGATGTCAGAAGCCTACAGGTGGGGAGCCCTTGAAGGCAGTTGGAGCTGAGTTCTCAGTGCCAGAAATCATGGAAGGACCTGGGGTACCTGTCCCGCTGTGAGGACGGGACAGGTCCAGGGCTCGTGTAGAGCTCCGTGCTACAGTGGCTGTGTGTTGTAGACAGGGAAAGCATCGTGTCTGCTTGAGTGCTGGGGAAGCTCAGTTCTGAGGAGCTGGGTATGTGGGACTGTCCTAGAGAACTGCCGTCAGCTAATAGTCAGACTCAAAAGGGCTCGCCTGGACCTTTGCCTAGGCTGTTGACCTTAGGCAGGTGAGGGTCTGGTCTTGTGTGCCTATCTATAGGGacgtgtgtgccatggcacgCGGGAGGAACGAGGTAAGAGGACAAGCTCAGGATGTTCATCCTCTCCTTCCATTTCGCTTGAAagggtcttgttttgttttgccacaGTGATGGTCACATGAGCTGCTCTGTGAGCTTTAGGATTCTCCTGCCTGGCCCACGTTGCCCTAGGCacgttgggattatagatgcatgaGTTGTTTTGTGTCCGgctctgtgtgggtgctggggatacgAACTCTAGCCATCAGGTTTGTagagcaaggacctttaaccactgagccatctccctagcagccccccccccccagatgggGGTCCTGGTGACCAAACTTGTGTGAACACTGAACACATCCAGCATTGGGTAGTGCCAGGAGACCCCCGCCCCAGGACCCAGCCTTGCTACAAGCCTATTATTTGTTGTGATTATTAATTACTACGTGGTGCTGGAgacggaacccagggccttttatTCCTTTATTAAATCTGTTCTGACTTCAGGTCTTTTTGTTGTTAGTTGAATTgggaaatatatgtaaaatatcttGATTGCCACCCAATTGTCTCTGGGAAAAAGCATGTGTGTTTGGTGATATGAACTAGATACGTGTTCATGGAACACTTGTTAACAATGCTGGGGGTGGGACCAAGGGCCGCTGGtgagcatgctagacaagcattctaccacagagctaccctcacccccagcccctcactgggggattctaggcaggagctctaccactgagccacgccccagcccctcactgggggattctaggcaggagctctaccactgagccacaccccagcccctcactgggggatttttttttcccctttttcttttcttttttttccttctttctggtttttccgtgtaggatctcactgtaacccaggctgatggaattcaccatgtagtctcaggctggccttgaactcaccgtgatcctcctacctctgggattaagggcatacccatcatgcccagcaggaaCTCTTTACCTGTGCATTTTGAACGCTCCATCCTCCTCTTCCCAAAGAGCGCTTATTGAAGTCTGTGCCTTTTACCCA contains:
- the Fzd9 gene encoding frizzled-9; translation: MGDATYRLRPEETRAGSGSGSAAAGSGQGGVDLFLERLLRASCPDTHTHTHVGCLSHDGPRPGTWRRGTGRRDGAARVSRGLRSRPRPRTPAPFSLPPGMALALLRRAPLLLLLLLLRLRLLLLLVAGGAALEIGRFDPERGRGPAPCQTMEIPMCRGIGYNLTRMPNLLGHTSQGEAAAELAEFAPLVQYGCHSHLRFFLCSLYAPMCTDQVSTPIPACRPMCEQARQRCAPIMEQFNFGWPDSLDCARLPTRNDPHALCMEAPENATAGPAEPHKGLGMLPVAPRPARPPGDSSPGPSNGGTCENPDKFQYVEKSRSCAPRCGPGVEVFWSRRDKDFALVWMAVWSALCFFSTAFTVFTFLLEPHRFQYPERPIIFLSMCYNVYSLAFLIRAVAGAQSVACDQEAGALYVIQEGLENTGCTLVFLLLYYFGMASSLWWVVLTLTWFLAAGKKWGHEAIEAHGSYFHLAAWGLPALKTIVVLTLRKVAGDELTGLCYVASMDAAALTGFVLVPLSCYLVLGTSFLLTGFVALFHIRKIMKTGGTNTEKLEKLMVKIGVFSILYTVPATCVIVCYVYERLNMDFWRLRATEQPCAAATLPGGRRDCSLPGGSVPTVAVFMLKIFMSLVVGITSGVWVWSSKTFQTWQSLCHRKMAAGRARAKACRAPGGHGRGTHCHYKAPTVVLHVTKTDSSLENPTHL